A window of Deinococcus ruber contains these coding sequences:
- the rplT gene encoding 50S ribosomal protein L20, translating to MPRVKTGVVRRRRHKKTLKQAKGFWGSRSKQYKNAFQTLLNAATYEYRDRRNKKRDFRRLWIQRINAGARLHGMNYSTFISGLKGAGIDLNRKVLADIAAREPEAFAVLVQSAKASRSA from the coding sequence ATGCCACGCGTTAAAACCGGCGTAGTCCGCCGCCGCCGCCACAAGAAGACCCTGAAGCAGGCCAAGGGCTTCTGGGGTTCGCGCAGCAAGCAGTACAAGAACGCCTTCCAGACCCTGCTGAACGCGGCCACCTACGAGTACCGCGACCGCCGCAACAAGAAGCGCGACTTCCGCCGTCTGTGGATTCAGCGTATCAACGCCGGTGCGCGTCTGCACGGCATGAACTACAGCACCTTCATCAGTGGCCTGAAGGGTGCGGGCATCGACCTGAACCGCAAGGTCCTGGCCGACATCGCTGCCCGCGAGCCGGAAGCGTTCGCCGTGCTGGTGCAGAGCGCCAAGGCCAGCCGCAGCGCCTAA
- the thpR gene encoding RNA 2',3'-cyclic phosphodiesterase, which translates to MRLFFAVELPAALASELAAAQQKLSQNWRRVEAQQLHITLAYLPGVPQNRVAELRALGERLAGSVPPLALRLRGTGYHPNVGSPRVWFVKVEGEGLLELAARFQAEVEALGFPTEGAFQPHITLARKKGPAPRVPPVTFAQSWTAPQFSLIHTFLPRDKTGPVYDTVSRFVFRGQPSAPPVPTEALIATEAPITAVPIPEEDHGKAR; encoded by the coding sequence TTGCGGCTGTTTTTTGCCGTCGAGCTTCCGGCAGCCCTGGCGAGCGAACTGGCAGCGGCGCAGCAGAAACTCAGCCAGAACTGGCGGCGGGTCGAGGCTCAGCAGCTGCATATCACGCTGGCCTATCTGCCGGGCGTGCCCCAGAACCGCGTCGCGGAGTTGCGGGCGCTTGGAGAGCGGCTGGCGGGCAGTGTGCCGCCGCTGGCTCTGCGGCTGCGCGGCACCGGATACCACCCGAATGTCGGTAGCCCCCGCGTCTGGTTCGTGAAGGTCGAGGGCGAAGGACTGCTCGAACTGGCCGCCCGTTTTCAGGCGGAAGTGGAGGCGCTGGGCTTTCCCACCGAGGGCGCGTTTCAGCCGCATATCACGCTGGCCCGCAAAAAAGGCCCGGCTCCCCGCGTGCCGCCTGTTACCTTTGCCCAGAGCTGGACCGCTCCGCAGTTTTCACTGATTCATACGTTTCTGCCCCGCGACAAGACCGGGCCGGTCTACGACACCGTGAGCCGCTTCGTGTTCAGGGGTCAGCCGTCTGCGCCGCCCGTTCCCACCGAAGCACTCATTGCCACTGAAGCACCGATCACAGCCGTACCAATTCCGGAGGAAGACCATGGAAAAGCCAGGTAA
- the priA gene encoding replication restart helicase PriA, which yields MSALPPSPTPWLIALPIPAPALDFLPPHGWDAAQPTPTGHRVLIPWRGELSVGLVVGTSDTQGRGRLREAVHLLDDVPHVHPAFVEATCGLSRLSRTPLGLLLCDFVGVGWEARYLHTVRAVPGADLGMFADAVPGAEWSDASSYAPGLLDRIREQGLLDEAFGAAPRTVTGYRARLWADVPAEARYSEGWQASSAGTQPLTPKQQQAWAWLQEHGPVSRLSEWGSGAGVGAGVVRGVVERGWAISILREVPPSPAWDLLKAQGPFSSQAAWAEAAGVPQSAVTRLLAHGWAESVPLPAPPPTLPPASTRLPRLASDTLPQESIWRLHGGREAERFARLAPRIRRLLELGRGVTVLAPDSATLRGAWEHLSGLALEAGTRALCFSGTLSEVQREHAWGQVQRGEAGLVIGTALALCAPHPDLGLIVVLEEGSDAHKLLSGSRAFVPDLAERMAAVGAVPLALLGCVPAAESLLHPGPVLPPPRQRLHIVDYAAPTEQPQMGPLSSPHLKPSDLGYPISHDLGKVLRQVQARGRQAVLLAPRRGYSALLRCSSCQYTPGCPNCDVSLRFHQERRALHCHQCGYEVGIPDRCDHCGDPMWQARGPGTEWIVQEVKKLLPGFPVYRYDRDHQDDLSALDAGEPGVVVGTQALLSLACPPNLALIGVTLADTWLNISDFRAGERYHRLLRQLLGWHPERAPLTVVQTFQAEHPALQCVLHNRDAGYYPALEAHARQDLGYPPHRLLTFIEVAARDRGRAAQAAQDVADTLHGAGAVSQEVLGPAPSPLARVRGVYPYQLLLRTRNEERLNTLLSALDRRFSARVRVDLSPRGLG from the coding sequence ATGTCAGCCCTTCCCCCCTCCCCCACCCCCTGGCTGATCGCCCTGCCCATCCCCGCCCCGGCCCTCGACTTTCTGCCCCCACACGGCTGGGACGCCGCACAGCCGACCCCTACCGGGCACCGCGTCCTGATTCCCTGGCGCGGCGAACTGAGCGTGGGGCTGGTCGTGGGCACCAGCGACACCCAGGGGCGCGGGCGGCTGCGCGAGGCGGTGCATCTGCTCGACGACGTGCCACACGTCCACCCGGCCTTCGTCGAGGCGACCTGCGGGCTTTCGCGGCTGTCGCGTACACCGTTGGGCCTGCTGCTGTGCGATTTCGTCGGCGTGGGCTGGGAAGCCCGCTACCTCCATACCGTGCGGGCAGTGCCGGGGGCCGATCTGGGGATGTTTGCAGACGCGGTGCCGGGGGCCGAGTGGAGCGACGCGAGCAGCTACGCGCCCGGACTGCTCGACCGAATTCGGGAACAGGGTCTGCTGGATGAAGCATTCGGAGCCGCGCCGCGCACCGTGACGGGCTACCGGGCGCGGCTGTGGGCCGACGTTCCTGCCGAAGCCAGATACAGCGAGGGCTGGCAGGCCAGCTCAGCCGGAACACAGCCGCTCACGCCCAAACAGCAGCAGGCGTGGGCGTGGCTGCAAGAACATGGCCCGGTCAGTCGCCTGAGCGAGTGGGGCAGCGGCGCGGGCGTCGGGGCCGGGGTGGTGCGCGGCGTGGTAGAGCGGGGCTGGGCCATCTCCATACTGCGTGAAGTGCCGCCGTCACCCGCCTGGGACCTGCTGAAGGCGCAGGGGCCGTTCTCCAGTCAGGCCGCCTGGGCCGAGGCAGCCGGAGTGCCGCAGAGCGCTGTGACGCGGCTGCTGGCGCACGGCTGGGCCGAGAGCGTGCCGCTGCCCGCTCCCCCACCCACGCTGCCTCCCGCGTCCACCCGGCTGCCACGCCTCGCCTCCGACACGCTGCCGCAGGAGAGCATCTGGCGACTGCACGGCGGACGCGAGGCCGAGCGCTTTGCACGGTTGGCTCCGCGCATTCGGCGGCTGCTGGAACTGGGCCGGGGCGTCACCGTTCTTGCGCCCGACAGCGCCACCCTGCGCGGAGCCTGGGAGCACCTGTCGGGGCTGGCGCTGGAAGCAGGCACGCGGGCGCTCTGTTTCAGTGGCACGCTCAGCGAAGTGCAGCGCGAACATGCCTGGGGACAGGTGCAGCGCGGCGAGGCAGGACTGGTGATCGGAACGGCCCTGGCGCTGTGTGCTCCTCACCCCGACCTGGGCCTGATCGTGGTGCTGGAAGAGGGCAGCGACGCCCACAAGCTGCTGAGCGGCTCGCGGGCCTTCGTACCCGATCTGGCAGAGCGGATGGCGGCTGTCGGAGCAGTTCCGCTGGCCCTGCTGGGCTGCGTGCCTGCCGCCGAGAGCCTGCTGCACCCCGGCCCGGTGCTGCCGCCGCCCCGTCAACGCCTGCATATCGTGGATTACGCGGCCCCCACAGAACAGCCGCAGATGGGGCCGCTCAGCAGTCCGCACCTGAAACCCAGCGACCTGGGTTATCCGATCTCGCACGATCTGGGCAAGGTGCTAAGGCAGGTGCAGGCACGCGGGCGACAGGCGGTGCTGCTGGCTCCTCGGCGCGGGTATTCGGCGCTGCTGCGCTGCTCCAGTTGCCAGTACACCCCCGGCTGCCCCAACTGCGACGTATCGCTGCGCTTTCATCAGGAACGGCGGGCGCTGCACTGCCACCAGTGCGGCTATGAGGTGGGTATTCCCGACCGCTGCGACCACTGCGGCGACCCGATGTGGCAGGCGCGTGGCCCCGGCACCGAATGGATCGTGCAGGAAGTGAAAAAGCTGCTGCCCGGCTTCCCGGTGTACCGCTACGACCGCGACCATCAGGACGATCTGAGTGCGCTGGACGCGGGCGAACCGGGCGTGGTGGTGGGTACTCAGGCGCTGCTGTCGCTGGCCTGCCCGCCCAATCTGGCACTCATCGGTGTCACGCTGGCCGACACCTGGCTGAATATCTCGGATTTCCGAGCGGGCGAGCGTTATCACCGCCTGCTGCGGCAACTGCTCGGCTGGCACCCCGAGCGTGCGCCCCTGACGGTGGTGCAGACCTTCCAGGCCGAACATCCGGCGCTGCAATGCGTGCTGCACAACCGCGACGCGGGCTACTATCCGGCCTTGGAGGCGCATGCCCGGCAGGATCTGGGGTATCCGCCTCACCGCCTGCTGACCTTTATCGAGGTGGCGGCGCGTGACCGGGGCCGGGCTGCCCAGGCCGCGCAGGACGTGGCCGACACCCTGCACGGCGCAGGCGCGGTCAGTCAGGAAGTGCTCGGCCCGGCTCCCAGCCCGCTGGCCCGCGTGCGCGGCGTGTACCCGTACCAACTGCTGCTGCGAACGCGCAATGAAGAACGGCTGAACACCCTGCTGAGTGCGCTGGATCGGCGCTTCTCGGCACGGGTACGCGTCGATCTGAGTCCACGCGGCCTGGGGTAA
- a CDS encoding AAA family ATPase translates to MFDLLTTALHELVSTLHQTLLNNQLAQGGLLLGLLGTLAAAARHWPQRLWNGLLSRLTFTLEIDGQDAAFAWLSVWLSTQATSHRMRHMGVATRFNERMGGLNLTLGTDSDGDEINVRLIPLSGASLLRFRGHWLLVQPSREKHQGEGGRMLGYTHTLSLRMLSASRQLIAPLLQTAYESTAGAVSGHTEIYTADYQNWQMSDRRRSRAASSLIYDGALLETLLSDARRFQSDHEWYTEMGIPYRRGYLLHGPPGNGKSSLAASVAGELGLNICVLNLATPELSDERLQALLSNLPRRALLLLEDIDAVFHGRERRSDAVKLSFAGLLNALDGVAAGEGRITFLTTNHPQHLDPALIRPGRTDLHLHLGNATREQVAGMLARFFPQATFPQMTAAQRAHLSGRVGEGAISMAQLQEYLLERRGDPLRAIREWSELEKMQASEFPALLAPPTTDLRELAR, encoded by the coding sequence ATGTTCGATCTGCTAACCACCGCGCTTCATGAACTCGTCTCTACCCTGCACCAGACCCTGCTGAACAACCAGCTTGCCCAGGGCGGCCTGCTGCTGGGACTGCTCGGCACGCTGGCCGCAGCCGCCCGCCACTGGCCGCAGCGCCTGTGGAACGGGTTGCTCAGCCGCCTGACATTTACTCTGGAAATCGACGGTCAGGACGCCGCGTTTGCGTGGCTCAGCGTGTGGCTCAGTACCCAGGCCACCAGCCACCGGATGCGCCATATGGGGGTTGCCACGCGCTTCAATGAGCGGATGGGCGGCCTGAATCTGACGCTCGGCACCGACAGCGACGGCGACGAGATCAATGTGCGCCTGATTCCGCTGAGTGGCGCGTCGCTGCTGCGCTTCCGGGGTCACTGGCTGCTGGTGCAGCCCAGCCGCGAAAAGCACCAGGGGGAAGGTGGGCGCATGCTCGGGTACACCCATACCCTGAGTCTGCGGATGTTGTCTGCCAGCCGCCAGCTGATCGCGCCGCTGCTCCAGACGGCCTACGAATCCACCGCTGGAGCCGTTTCCGGGCATACCGAGATCTATACGGCGGATTACCAGAACTGGCAGATGTCGGATCGCCGCAGATCGCGGGCCGCCAGCAGCCTGATCTATGACGGTGCCCTGCTCGAAACGCTGCTGTCCGATGCACGCCGCTTCCAGAGCGATCATGAGTGGTACACCGAGATGGGCATTCCGTACCGCCGGGGCTACCTGCTGCATGGCCCGCCGGGAAACGGCAAGAGCAGTCTGGCGGCGAGTGTGGCCGGAGAACTGGGCCTGAATATCTGCGTGCTGAATCTGGCAACCCCGGAACTGTCCGACGAACGGCTTCAGGCGCTGCTTTCCAACCTGCCGCGCCGCGCCCTGCTGCTGCTGGAAGACATCGACGCGGTATTTCATGGCCGTGAACGCCGCAGCGATGCGGTCAAACTGAGCTTCGCGGGGCTGCTGAACGCGCTGGACGGTGTGGCAGCGGGCGAGGGCCGCATCACCTTCCTGACCACCAACCACCCGCAGCACCTCGACCCCGCCCTGATTCGCCCCGGGCGCACCGACCTGCATCTGCACCTTGGCAACGCCACCCGCGAGCAGGTCGCCGGTATGCTGGCCCGCTTCTTTCCGCAGGCAACCTTCCCGCAGATGACCGCCGCCCAGCGAGCGCACCTGAGCGGGCGAGTTGGGGAGGGGGCTATCAGCATGGCGCAGCTTCAGGAATACCTGCTGGAACGGCGCGGCGACCCGCTGCGGGCCATCCGGGAATGGAGCGAACTGGAGAAGATGCAGGCCAGTGAGTTCCCGGCTCTGCTCGCCCCGCCCACCACCGACCTGCGGGAACTGGCCCGCTAA
- the recA gene encoding recombinase RecA has protein sequence MEKPGKNEKGSPTSIDGSNAKERIKAIDMAMGQIEKQFGKGAIMRLGADTRLDIQTISTGSLSLDLALGVGGIPRGRVTEIYGPESGGKTTLALAIIAQAQKAGGTAAFIDAEHALDPVYARALGVNTDELLVSQPDNGEQALEIMELLVRSGAVDIVVVDSVAALTPRAEIEGDMGDSLPGLQARLMSQALRKLTGILSKTNTAAIFINQVREKIGVMYGNPETTTGGRALKFYASVRLDVRKIGQPTKIGNDSVANTVKIKTVKNKVAAPFKEVELSLVYGKGFDQLSDLVTLAADMDIVKKAGSFYSYGDERIGQGKDKAMAYIGERPAMEQEIRDRVMAAIKAGAAGRPEIAAVAESSDVAMDAN, from the coding sequence ATGGAAAAGCCAGGTAAAAACGAGAAGGGCAGCCCCACTAGCATCGACGGCAGCAACGCCAAGGAGCGCATCAAGGCCATTGATATGGCGATGGGTCAGATCGAGAAGCAGTTCGGCAAGGGCGCGATCATGCGCCTCGGCGCCGATACCCGCCTCGACATCCAGACCATCAGCACCGGCAGCCTGAGCCTCGATCTGGCGCTGGGCGTCGGCGGCATCCCGCGTGGCCGCGTCACCGAGATTTACGGCCCCGAGTCGGGCGGCAAGACCACCCTGGCGCTCGCCATCATCGCGCAGGCGCAGAAAGCGGGCGGCACGGCGGCCTTTATCGACGCCGAGCACGCCCTTGATCCGGTATATGCCCGCGCCCTGGGCGTGAACACCGATGAGCTGCTGGTGTCGCAGCCCGACAACGGCGAGCAGGCGCTGGAGATCATGGAACTGCTGGTTCGCAGCGGCGCGGTCGATATCGTGGTGGTGGACAGCGTGGCTGCCCTGACGCCGCGTGCGGAAATCGAGGGCGACATGGGCGACAGCCTGCCGGGTCTTCAGGCCCGTCTGATGTCGCAGGCGCTCCGCAAGCTGACGGGCATTCTGTCGAAGACCAACACCGCCGCCATCTTCATCAATCAGGTGCGCGAGAAGATCGGCGTGATGTACGGCAACCCCGAGACCACCACCGGAGGCCGGGCGCTGAAGTTCTATGCCAGCGTGCGCCTCGACGTGCGGAAGATCGGCCAGCCCACCAAGATCGGCAACGATTCGGTTGCTAACACTGTCAAGATCAAGACCGTAAAGAACAAGGTCGCGGCTCCCTTCAAGGAAGTCGAGCTGTCGCTGGTGTACGGCAAGGGCTTCGATCAGCTGTCCGATCTGGTGACGCTGGCCGCCGACATGGACATCGTGAAGAAGGCCGGGTCGTTCTACAGCTACGGCGACGAGCGCATCGGGCAGGGCAAGGACAAGGCGATGGCTTACATCGGAGAGCGCCCGGCGATGGAGCAGGAAATCCGTGACCGCGTGATGGCCGCCATCAAGGCGGGCGCAGCAGGCAGGCCGGAAATCGCGGCGGTGGCCGAGAGCAGCGACGTGGCGATGGACGCCAACTGA
- the rpmI gene encoding 50S ribosomal protein L35: protein MPKVKTKKSATRRIKITATGKVMAFKSGKRHQNTGKSGDEIRGKGKGFVLSKSEWARMKAMLPKGV from the coding sequence ATGCCTAAAGTCAAGACCAAGAAGAGTGCCACGCGCCGGATCAAGATCACGGCGACGGGCAAAGTCATGGCGTTCAAGAGTGGCAAGCGCCACCAGAACACCGGCAAGAGCGGCGACGAAATTCGCGGCAAGGGCAAGGGCTTCGTGCTCTCCAAGAGCGAATGGGCACGCATGAAAGCCATGCTGCCGAAGGGAGTGTGA
- the ppgK gene encoding polyphosphate--glucose phosphotransferase: MGGVLGIDIGGSGIKGAPVDLKTGKLLAERFRIPTPAGASPEDVAEVVSEIAHHFEELGSGKGPIGVTFPGVVRGGVTLSAANVDKRWIGIDADQLFTRAVGRPVTLLNDADAAGLGEARYGAGKDAHGVVMMLTFGTGIGSALINSGVLVPNTELGHLELGGREVEPWASERARELEDLSWKAWSKRANAYLEQLEMLFSPDLFIIGGGISKKPEKWQPLLQIKTPIVPATLQNEAGIVGAALMASEKRG, translated from the coding sequence GTGGGTGGCGTGCTGGGCATCGATATCGGCGGCAGCGGCATCAAGGGTGCGCCCGTTGATCTGAAGACCGGAAAACTGCTGGCCGAGCGCTTCCGTATTCCCACACCCGCCGGGGCCTCGCCGGAAGACGTGGCCGAGGTGGTCTCTGAGATCGCGCACCACTTCGAGGAGCTGGGCAGCGGCAAAGGCCCCATCGGCGTGACGTTTCCGGGCGTGGTGCGCGGCGGTGTGACCCTGAGTGCAGCCAACGTAGACAAGCGCTGGATCGGGATCGACGCCGACCAGCTGTTTACCCGGGCGGTGGGCAGGCCGGTAACGCTGCTGAACGACGCCGACGCCGCCGGACTGGGCGAGGCCCGCTACGGAGCAGGCAAAGACGCGCACGGCGTGGTGATGATGCTGACCTTCGGCACCGGCATCGGTTCGGCGCTGATCAACAGTGGCGTGCTGGTGCCCAATACCGAGCTGGGCCACCTGGAACTGGGCGGGCGCGAGGTCGAACCGTGGGCCTCGGAGCGGGCACGCGAGCTGGAAGACCTGAGCTGGAAAGCCTGGAGCAAACGCGCCAACGCCTATCTGGAGCAACTGGAAATGCTGTTCAGCCCCGACCTGTTCATCATCGGCGGGGGCATCAGCAAGAAGCCCGAGAAGTGGCAACCGCTGCTTCAGATCAAAACGCCCATCGTGCCCGCCACCCTGCAAAACGAAGCAGGCATCGTGGGCGCGGCGCTGATGGCCTCCGAGAAACGCGGCTAG
- a CDS encoding acetyl-CoA C-acyltransferase — MPQAVIVSAVRTPVGRYGGGLSSVRPDDLGAVALREVLVRSGLDAASIEDVYMGCANQAGEDNRNVARMSLLLAGLPYSVPGATINRLCGSGLDAVNTAVKSILSGEGHAYLAGGVESMSRAPLVQAKPEKAFQNGNQTLYDSTLGWRFINPKMRELYGVDAMGETAENLAEEYQISREAQDAYALHSHQKAVRAQNEGRFERETVGVEVAGRKGSVTVARDEGPRPDTTLEALAGLRPVFRKGGSVTAGNSSSLNDGAAALALTSRDFAEAHGLNIRAVVRSFAVAGVPPRIMGIGPVPATRKALERAGLSVADLHAIELNEAFAAQALAVLHDLNVAPDDERLNPNGGAIAIGHPLGCSGARLLTTLLHELERGGGTLGLATMCIGVGQGIATVIERV; from the coding sequence ATGCCACAAGCCGTGATCGTGAGTGCCGTTCGTACCCCGGTGGGCCGCTATGGAGGCGGTCTGAGCAGTGTTCGCCCCGACGACCTGGGCGCGGTGGCCCTGCGCGAAGTGCTGGTTCGCAGCGGCCTCGACGCCGCCAGTATCGAAGACGTGTATATGGGCTGCGCCAATCAGGCGGGCGAAGACAACCGCAACGTGGCCCGCATGAGTCTGCTGCTGGCAGGGCTGCCGTACAGCGTGCCGGGCGCGACCATCAACAGGCTGTGCGGCAGCGGCCTGGACGCGGTGAATACGGCGGTCAAAAGTATTCTGAGCGGCGAGGGACACGCGTATCTGGCGGGCGGCGTCGAGAGCATGAGCCGCGCCCCACTGGTGCAGGCCAAGCCGGAAAAAGCCTTCCAGAACGGCAATCAGACGCTGTATGACAGCACGCTCGGCTGGAGGTTCATCAATCCGAAGATGCGTGAGCTGTACGGCGTGGACGCGATGGGCGAGACAGCCGAGAATCTGGCCGAGGAGTACCAGATTTCGCGGGAAGCGCAGGACGCCTACGCGCTGCACAGCCACCAGAAGGCGGTGCGGGCGCAGAACGAAGGCCGCTTTGAGCGTGAAACAGTGGGCGTGGAGGTGGCAGGGCGCAAAGGCAGCGTGACGGTTGCCCGCGACGAAGGCCCGCGCCCCGATACCACGCTGGAAGCGCTGGCCGGGCTGCGTCCGGTCTTCCGAAAGGGCGGCAGCGTCACGGCGGGCAACAGCAGCAGCCTGAACGACGGCGCGGCGGCCCTGGCCCTGACGAGCCGAGACTTTGCCGAGGCGCACGGGCTGAACATTCGGGCGGTGGTTCGCAGTTTTGCTGTCGCCGGGGTGCCGCCGCGCATCATGGGCATCGGTCCGGTTCCGGCAACCCGCAAGGCGCTGGAACGGGCAGGCCTGAGCGTGGCCGACCTGCACGCCATCGAACTGAACGAGGCGTTTGCGGCGCAGGCGCTGGCAGTGCTGCACGATCTGAACGTCGCGCCCGACGACGAGCGGCTGAACCCGAACGGCGGGGCCATCGCCATCGGGCATCCGCTGGGATGCAGTGGGGCGCGGCTGCTGACCACTCTGCTGCACGAACTGGAGCGCGGCGGCGGCACGCTGGGGCTGGCGACCATGTGCATCGGGGTGGGGCAGGGCATCGCCACCGTGATCGAGCGGGTGTAG
- the ffh gene encoding signal recognition particle protein, which translates to MFENLGNRLQDILEKLRRESKLTEAQVKAAMREIRMALLEADVNFGVARDFVARVSEKAVGAEVLGSLTAGQQVVKLVHDELIETLGGKAQQPTLKNEGNVIFMVGLQGAGKTTSTGKLAKFYKEKGRRVLLVAADTQRPAARDQLRVLGTQVGVPVLEVANGETPEQTRARVQEFQRGDFRDLIIVDTAGRLQIDEGLMDALSDLKTAMQPTETLLVVDAMTGQEALNVAKTFDERIGLSGLIITKMDGDARGGAALSARFVTGKPIYFAGTSEKLTGLEPFYPDRVAGRILGMGDVLGLIERAQQADLAQMEMKKAGEFDLEDLLTQLRQIRKMGPLGDLLKLIPGMSRALPEGFNVDEKQIQRIDALISSMTLKERRNPGILNASRRKRIAGGSGSTVQEVNKLIKMHEQMKGMMKMLQGMQGGLGGGKGGKMPKLPPGMSGMGGLPGMGGKK; encoded by the coding sequence ATGTTTGAGAACCTTGGCAACCGCCTCCAGGACATTCTGGAAAAACTGCGCCGTGAGAGCAAACTGACCGAAGCGCAGGTCAAGGCAGCGATGCGCGAGATCCGCATGGCGCTGCTGGAAGCCGACGTGAATTTTGGAGTCGCCCGCGATTTCGTGGCCCGTGTCAGCGAGAAGGCGGTGGGGGCCGAGGTGCTGGGGTCTCTGACGGCTGGGCAGCAGGTCGTGAAGCTGGTCCATGACGAGCTGATCGAGACGCTAGGCGGCAAAGCGCAGCAGCCGACCCTGAAGAACGAAGGCAACGTGATCTTCATGGTGGGGCTTCAGGGTGCGGGCAAGACCACCAGCACCGGCAAGCTGGCGAAGTTCTACAAGGAGAAGGGGCGGCGCGTGCTGCTGGTTGCCGCCGACACCCAGCGCCCGGCGGCCCGCGATCAGCTGCGGGTGCTGGGCACACAGGTAGGCGTGCCGGTGCTGGAAGTGGCAAACGGCGAAACCCCCGAGCAGACGCGGGCGCGGGTGCAGGAATTTCAGCGCGGCGATTTCCGCGATCTGATCATCGTGGACACGGCAGGCCGCCTCCAGATCGACGAGGGCCTGATGGACGCCCTGAGTGACCTGAAAACGGCGATGCAGCCCACCGAGACGCTGCTGGTGGTCGATGCCATGACCGGTCAGGAAGCGCTGAACGTCGCCAAGACCTTCGATGAGCGCATCGGGCTGTCGGGCCTGATCATCACCAAGATGGACGGCGACGCACGCGGCGGCGCGGCGCTTTCGGCGCGGTTCGTGACCGGCAAACCGATCTATTTCGCGGGCACCAGCGAAAAGCTGACCGGCCTGGAACCCTTTTACCCTGACCGTGTGGCGGGCCGCATTCTGGGCATGGGCGACGTACTGGGCCTGATCGAGCGGGCGCAGCAGGCCGATCTGGCCCAGATGGAGATGAAGAAGGCCGGGGAATTCGATCTGGAAGACCTGCTGACGCAGCTCCGGCAGATTCGCAAGATGGGGCCGCTGGGCGACCTGCTCAAACTCATTCCCGGCATGAGCCGCGCCCTGCCCGAAGGCTTCAACGTCGATGAAAAGCAGATTCAGCGCATCGACGCCCTGATTTCCAGCATGACCCTGAAGGAGCGCCGTAATCCCGGCATTCTGAACGCCTCGCGCCGCAAACGCATCGCGGGGGGGTCGGGCAGCACGGTGCAGGAAGTCAACAAGCTCATCAAGATGCACGAGCAGATGAAGGGCATGATGAAGATGCTCCAGGGCATGCAGGGTGGCCTGGGCGGCGGAAAGGGCGGCAAGATGCCCAAGCTTCCGCCGGGCATGAGCGGAATGGGCGGCCTGCCGGGAATGGGCGGCAAGAAATAA